In Uranotaenia lowii strain MFRU-FL chromosome 2, ASM2978415v1, whole genome shotgun sequence, one genomic interval encodes:
- the LOC129749688 gene encoding 1-acyl-sn-glycerol-3-phosphate acyltransferase alpha-like, whose product MTSCTLCQILGLIVRYYLYAWVASLSIWLGLLLLSKVGKDGSKFKYYAKYGMIYFATQAFTTLFAPISLFRPMNPENVRIIGAVIARLSSLLPITWELRNADILKNNKGAVVMCNHQSSMDILGMFIIYNSMGNVIPIAKREMLLLVPFGPAALLAGVTFINRKNRASAVETMNGCKRKMVNEGFKMYLFPEGTRYPERGMLPFKKGGFHTAIETGLPIIPIVYSHMYFIDGKKYLFKPGHVVAKVLDPIPTKGLTKDNLDDLMARTRDIMLVEYDKLCAEMDANLANPRWVAQTRPRFATFDSRKSR is encoded by the exons ATGACGAGTTGTACGCTCTGTCAAATTCTCG GATTAATTGTTAGATATTACCTATACGCGTGGGTCGCTTCATTGAGCATATGGCTGGGACTTTTGCTATTATCAAAAGTCGGCAAAGATGGAAgtaaattcaaatattacgcAAAATATGGAATGATTTACTTTGCTACTCAGGCTTTCACGACACTTTTTGCGCCCATTTCACTTTTTCGGCCAATGAATCCCGAGAATGTGCG CATCATAGGAGCGGTTATTGCTCGACTCTCATCACTGCTACCTATCACGTGGGAGCTAAGAAACGCCGATATTCTCAAAAATAACAAGGGAGCAGTTGTGATGTGTAATCACCAGTCTTCGATGGATATTCTAG GAATGTTCATAATCTACAACAGCATGGGTAACGTCATTCCAATCGCAAAGCGTGAAATGCTGCTGCTGGTTCCTTTCGGGCCGGCGGCTTTGCTGGCCGGAGTAACGTTTATCAATCGCAAGAACCGGGCCTCGGCCGTCGAAACGATGAACGGATGCAAGCGAAAAATGGTCAACGAGGGCTTCAAGATGTATCTGTTTCCCGAGGGCACCAGGTATCCGGAACGAGGAATGCTCCCATTCAAGAAGGGTGGTTTCCACACGGCCATTGAAACGGGACTGCCCATCATTCCGATTGTCTACTCGCACATGTACTTCATCGATGGCAAAAAGTATCTGTTCAAGCCAGGGCATGTAGTGGCCAAAGTGCTGGATCCCATTCCGACGAAGGGACTCACGAAGGACAACCTGGACGACCTGATGGCACGGACCAGGGACATCATGCTGGTCGAATACGATAAGCTGTGTGCAGAAATGGACGCCAACCTGGCTAATCCTCGATGGGTGGCTCAGACGCGGCCTCGATTTGCGACCTTTGATAGTAGAAAATCTCGCTGA